In Rhinolophus ferrumequinum isolate MPI-CBG mRhiFer1 chromosome 7, mRhiFer1_v1.p, whole genome shotgun sequence, the following proteins share a genomic window:
- the FAM174A gene encoding membrane protein FAM174A isoform X2, whose translation MKALHCSCCLSRFLASALLLLLLLPGLRGPMAVLLQAAEAARDSGPLERGPRTLPPLPPGPTAARSPGRAQAEAARPRGAEGGNGSSPGAGLEAEDPAGKAGEEGSVGGVLAVSPDPGEKPMTQRALTVLMVVSGAVLVYFVVRTVRMRRRNRKTRRYGVLDTNIENMELTPLEQDDEEDDNTLFDANHPRR comes from the exons ATGAAGGCCCTGCATTGCAGCTGCTGCCTCAGCCGCTTTCTGGCGTCCGCCCTCCTGCTGCTGCTACTCCTGCCAGGGTTAAGAGGGCCCATGGCGGTACTGTTGCAAGCGGCCGAAGCCGCTCGGGACTCCGGACCCTTGGAGCGTGGACCGCGGACCCTGCCCCCACTTCCGCCTGGCCCCACCGCCGCCCGGTCCCCTGGCCGCGCTCAGGCCGAAGCCGCGAGGCCTCGGGGCGCTGAGGGTGGCAATGGCAGCAGCCCCGGTGCGGGGCTTGAGGCGGAGGACCCAGCCGGGAAGGCGGGGGAAGAAGGTTCAGTGGGTGGCGTTCTCGCTGTGAGCCCCGATCCCGGCGAGAAGCCCATGACCCAGCGGGCCCTGACCGTATTGATGGTGGTGAGCGGCGCGGTGCTGGTGTACTTCGTCGTCAGGACTGTCAG GATGCGAAGGAGAAACCGAAAGACGAGGAGATATGGAGTTTTGGACACTAACATAGAAAACATGGAATTGACACCTTTAGAGCAGGATGATGAGGAAGATGATAACACATTGTTTGATGCCAATCATCCTCGAAGGTAG
- the FAM174A gene encoding membrane protein FAM174A isoform X1 yields the protein MKALHCSCCLSRFLASALLLLLLLPGLRGPMAVLLQAAEAARDSGPLERGPRTLPPLPPGPTAARSPGRAQAEAARPRGAEGGNGSSPGAGLEAEDPAGKAGEEGSVGGVLAVSPDPGEKPMTQRALTVLMVVSGAVLVYFVVRTVRMRRRNRKTRRYGVLDTNIENMELTPLEQDDEEDDNTLFDANHPRR from the exons ATGAAGGCCCTGCATTGCAGCTGCTGCCTCAGCCGCTTTCTGGCGTCCGCCCTCCTGCTGCTGCTACTCCTGCCAGGGTTAAGAGGGCCCATGGCGGTACTGTTGCAAGCGGCCGAAGCCGCTCGGGACTCCGGACCCTTGGAGCGTGGACCGCGGACCCTGCCCCCACTTCCGCCTGGCCCCACCGCCGCCCGGTCCCCTGGCCGCGCTCAGGCCGAAGCCGCGAGGCCTCGGGGCGCTGAGGGTGGCAATGGCAGCAGCCCCGGTGCGGGGCTTGAGGCGGAGGACCCAGCCGGGAAGGCGGGGGAAGAAGGTTCAGTGGGTGGCGTTCTCGCTGTGAGCCCCGATCCCGGCGAGAAGCCCATGACCCAGCGGGCCCTGACCGTATTGATGGTGGTGAGCGGCGCGGTGCTGGTGTACTTCGTCGTCAGGACTGTCAG GATGCGAAGGAGAAACCGAAAGACGAGGAGATATGGAGTTTTGGACACTAACATAGAAAACATGGAATTGACACCTTTAGAGCAGGATGATGAGGAAGATGATAACACATTGTTTGATGCCAATCATCCTCGAAG atAA